A single genomic interval of Aureliella helgolandensis harbors:
- a CDS encoding ribonuclease D — protein sequence MNYTLINENDQLQSVVDAITAVDLVGIDTEFVAEDCYRPDLCLLQVSTREAVFIVDPKTIDDISSVWQALLDPARTVIVHAGREEILFAHRATGMAVPKLFDVQVALGLMGGEYPASYGKLLHRLLGENVPKGETRTDWRKRPLTRAQLEYAALDVLHLPLLYDALTEQLIAAGRLRWLEDELARRQDNLIQTQEQEGWFKLSGIQSLHGKQLSIVRELWLWRDQRAQLKDMPARRVLRDDLIVELAKRGSSDPAKIAHIRGLHHSGFQRFLPEIADCVTRGAKLPAPVAPWIGQSKRARPPALLQQFLTAAMSYLCRTNNIAPAIVGTSDDVGRLAGYWLDGARLTESDEEFPQLLRGWRAELVGEPLYHIFTGKRALCVVDPKDEMPLGLCDAH from the coding sequence GTGAATTATACGCTTATAAACGAAAATGATCAGCTTCAGTCGGTAGTGGATGCGATAACTGCGGTAGATCTAGTTGGCATCGACACCGAGTTTGTTGCTGAGGATTGCTACCGTCCCGATCTCTGTCTATTGCAGGTCTCGACACGGGAGGCCGTTTTTATCGTCGATCCGAAGACGATCGATGATATCTCCTCCGTGTGGCAAGCCTTGCTCGACCCGGCTCGCACGGTGATCGTGCATGCTGGACGCGAGGAAATTCTGTTTGCGCACCGCGCCACAGGCATGGCCGTTCCTAAACTATTCGACGTGCAGGTTGCCCTTGGATTGATGGGGGGAGAATACCCGGCATCTTACGGCAAGCTCTTGCACCGTCTGCTGGGGGAAAACGTCCCCAAGGGGGAGACCCGCACAGACTGGCGTAAGCGTCCCCTGACGCGAGCACAACTCGAATATGCCGCTTTGGATGTGCTGCATTTACCACTTCTGTACGATGCTTTGACAGAACAGTTGATTGCGGCTGGGAGGCTGCGATGGTTGGAAGATGAATTGGCGAGGCGTCAGGACAACTTGATCCAGACGCAGGAGCAAGAGGGGTGGTTCAAGCTGTCAGGGATCCAATCGCTGCATGGTAAGCAATTGTCCATTGTGCGTGAATTGTGGTTGTGGCGCGACCAGCGTGCGCAATTGAAAGACATGCCAGCGCGGCGTGTGTTGCGCGATGATTTGATTGTGGAGCTCGCCAAGCGGGGATCGTCGGACCCGGCCAAGATTGCGCACATTCGCGGGTTGCATCACAGTGGATTTCAACGCTTTCTTCCCGAGATCGCAGATTGCGTCACGCGTGGTGCCAAACTACCGGCTCCGGTTGCACCCTGGATTGGTCAAAGCAAGCGCGCTCGGCCCCCGGCTCTTTTGCAGCAATTCTTGACGGCAGCCATGTCCTATCTTTGTCGGACCAACAATATTGCACCTGCGATTGTGGGAACGAGCGACGACGTGGGGCGTTTAGCGGGGTACTGGTTAGACGGTGCCCGGCTGACCGAATCGGACGAGGAGTTTCCGCAGTTGCTCAGGGGGTGGCGTGCCGAATTGGTGGGCGAGCCCTTGTACCATATTTTCACCGGTAAGCGAGCTTTGTGTGTCGTGGATCCCAAGGATGAAATGCCACTGGGACTCTGTGACGCTCATTAG
- a CDS encoding (5-formylfuran-3-yl)methyl phosphate synthase — protein sequence MADTSSNHLPGRSLFSGRWAADALPRLLVSVRDASEARMARRAGVDWIDLKNPDSGSLGAPELATSQAVAQELADFPCRSIALGELADLDLAASHSSANVREMAEGFPIAKVGLARLGQSTAWQTAFRALARLLTPETALVPVIYADYQACDSPSPKAVLELIAEIQAPYLLIDTFHKAGQTVFDSLGRSELLEIVQQASASDCHTVLAGSLQTPDHATYQMLSISAVAVRGAVCHTDRRSALCEKKLNLWVSEFASA from the coding sequence ATGGCAGACACCAGTTCCAATCACCTTCCCGGTCGTTCATTATTTAGTGGTCGCTGGGCGGCTGATGCTCTTCCGCGACTCTTAGTCAGCGTGCGAGACGCCAGCGAAGCCCGCATGGCTCGCCGAGCAGGCGTGGATTGGATCGACCTCAAAAACCCTGACAGTGGATCGCTTGGAGCACCCGAACTAGCCACATCCCAAGCGGTGGCACAGGAACTTGCCGATTTCCCCTGCCGCAGCATCGCTTTGGGGGAGTTGGCCGATTTGGATCTCGCGGCGAGCCACTCCTCCGCCAATGTCCGTGAAATGGCGGAAGGTTTTCCGATCGCCAAAGTCGGTCTTGCGCGGCTTGGGCAGTCTACGGCGTGGCAAACTGCCTTCCGCGCATTGGCCCGCCTACTTACTCCGGAAACGGCACTAGTCCCGGTGATTTACGCAGATTATCAAGCGTGTGATTCGCCGAGTCCCAAGGCGGTCCTGGAGCTCATTGCAGAGATCCAGGCCCCTTACCTGTTGATCGATACGTTTCACAAGGCAGGACAAACCGTTTTCGATTCCTTGGGGCGGTCCGAACTCCTGGAAATCGTCCAACAGGCATCCGCCAGCGATTGCCACACGGTTCTCGCCGGTTCGCTGCAGACCCCGGACCACGCCACCTACCAAATGCTGTCAATTTCCGCAGTGGCCGTTCGTGGCGCCGTCTGTCACACAGATCGCCGAAGTGCCCTGTGCGAAAAGAAATTGAATCTTTGGGTCAGCGAGTTTGCATCCGCGTAG